A stretch of Hydractinia symbiolongicarpus strain clone_291-10 chromosome 9, HSymV2.1, whole genome shotgun sequence DNA encodes these proteins:
- the LOC130657526 gene encoding DNA repair protein XRCC3-like isoform X1, protein MSVSVQNLDIRPRVCTALKKANIHTVKKLFSFSKLELSKKTGLGSADINEVILTAAKATFDPTPKRLLDVLKKTGTTNSLQHFKLSTGCPSIDKFLNGGLLYPGVTEICGESGSGKTQFCMQLCLNVERKSKHCSLYICTEDVFPHKRLQQMASCFYQKNKDEMNLTNLSEITDNIFIEHAADLDALRGILDVQLPVILSSKSIKLIVIDSIAALFRVEFNVSQMAERAKVLAKIGSVLHKYTHQFQICIVCVNQVMDVFNQSNVNSHSLQKVMPALGLTWSYHVNTRILLSRTHFTLSMFHPDQKLKLDPIVRCLSILFSSHLPCSKCYYIVDEVGVKAVEIPSLQTNA, encoded by the exons ATGTCCGTATCTGTTCAAAACCTAGACATAAGACCAAGAGTGTGCACTGCATTGAAAAAAG cTAACATCCATACTGTgaaaaagttgttttcattttcaaaattagAGCTGAGCAAAAAGACTGGTTTGGGAAGCGCTGACATAAATGAGGTAATATTAACAGCTGCAAAAGCTACGTTTGATCCAACCCCGAAACGTTTATTAGACGTGTTAAAAAAGACTGGAACAACAAACAGTTTGCAG caCTTTAAATTATCAACTGGTTGCCCAAGCattgataaatttttaaatggaggtTTGCTCTACCCAGGGGTGACTGAAATATGTGGTGAAAGTGGAAGTGGAAAGACACAGTTTTGTATGCAATTATGCTTAAATGTTGAACGGAAAAGTAAGCATT GCTCTCTATACATATGCACAGAAGATGTTTTTCCTCACAAACGTCTGCAACAaatggcttcttgtttttaccAAAAGAATAAAGATGAGATGAACCTTACAAACCTATCTGAAATTACTGATAACATTTTCATTGAGCATGCAGCTGATTTG gatGCTCTTAGGGGTATATTGGATGTTCAACTCCCAGTCATATTATCTTCAAAGAGTATAAAGCTAATCGTGATTGATTCCATTGCAGCTCTTTTTCGTGTTGAATTTAATGTCTCTCAGATGGCTGAACGTGCAAAGGTTCTTGCCAAGATTGGATCAGTTTTGCACAAATATACGCATCAGTTTCAAATCTGTATTGTTTGTGTGAACCAG GTCATGGATGTTTTTAACCAAAGCAACGTCAACAGCCATAG TTTACAGAAAGTAATGCCTGCTCTTGGCCTTACCTGGTCATATCATGTGAACACAAGGATTTTACTGTCTCGAACACACTTTACACTATCAATGTTCCATCCTGATCAAAAG TTGAAACTTGATCCAATTGTTAGATGTTTATCCATATTATTCTCATCTCATCTTCCTTGTTCGAAATGTTACTacattgttgatgaagttggtGTAAAAGCAGTAGAAATTCCCAGCTTGCAAACAAACGCTTAA
- the LOC130657526 gene encoding DNA repair protein XRCC3-like isoform X2, producing the protein MSVSVQNLDIRPRVCTALKKANIHTVKKLFSFSKLELSKKTGLGSADINEVILTAAKATFDPTPKRLLDVLKKTGTTNSLQHFKLSTGCPSIDKFLNGGLLYPGVTEICGESGSGKTQFCMQLCLNVERKSSLYICTEDVFPHKRLQQMASCFYQKNKDEMNLTNLSEITDNIFIEHAADLDALRGILDVQLPVILSSKSIKLIVIDSIAALFRVEFNVSQMAERAKVLAKIGSVLHKYTHQFQICIVCVNQVMDVFNQSNVNSHSLQKVMPALGLTWSYHVNTRILLSRTHFTLSMFHPDQKLKLDPIVRCLSILFSSHLPCSKCYYIVDEVGVKAVEIPSLQTNA; encoded by the exons ATGTCCGTATCTGTTCAAAACCTAGACATAAGACCAAGAGTGTGCACTGCATTGAAAAAAG cTAACATCCATACTGTgaaaaagttgttttcattttcaaaattagAGCTGAGCAAAAAGACTGGTTTGGGAAGCGCTGACATAAATGAGGTAATATTAACAGCTGCAAAAGCTACGTTTGATCCAACCCCGAAACGTTTATTAGACGTGTTAAAAAAGACTGGAACAACAAACAGTTTGCAG caCTTTAAATTATCAACTGGTTGCCCAAGCattgataaatttttaaatggaggtTTGCTCTACCCAGGGGTGACTGAAATATGTGGTGAAAGTGGAAGTGGAAAGACACAGTTTTGTATGCAATTATGCTTAAATGTTGAACGGAAAA GCTCTCTATACATATGCACAGAAGATGTTTTTCCTCACAAACGTCTGCAACAaatggcttcttgtttttaccAAAAGAATAAAGATGAGATGAACCTTACAAACCTATCTGAAATTACTGATAACATTTTCATTGAGCATGCAGCTGATTTG gatGCTCTTAGGGGTATATTGGATGTTCAACTCCCAGTCATATTATCTTCAAAGAGTATAAAGCTAATCGTGATTGATTCCATTGCAGCTCTTTTTCGTGTTGAATTTAATGTCTCTCAGATGGCTGAACGTGCAAAGGTTCTTGCCAAGATTGGATCAGTTTTGCACAAATATACGCATCAGTTTCAAATCTGTATTGTTTGTGTGAACCAG GTCATGGATGTTTTTAACCAAAGCAACGTCAACAGCCATAG TTTACAGAAAGTAATGCCTGCTCTTGGCCTTACCTGGTCATATCATGTGAACACAAGGATTTTACTGTCTCGAACACACTTTACACTATCAATGTTCCATCCTGATCAAAAG TTGAAACTTGATCCAATTGTTAGATGTTTATCCATATTATTCTCATCTCATCTTCCTTGTTCGAAATGTTACTacattgttgatgaagttggtGTAAAAGCAGTAGAAATTCCCAGCTTGCAAACAAACGCTTAA